The genomic region CCATGTTGGCCAAGTCATTACGTCCTCTCCCTGAGAAGTGGCATGGTCTTAAAGATGTTGACCTGCGCTACCGTCAACGGTACGTGGATTTAATTGTCAATCCGGAGGTTAAACAGACCTTTGTCATTAGAAGTAGAATTGTCAGGGCCATTCGTAACTACCTGGATCAAAGGGGTTTTCTGGAAGTAGAAACCCCCATGATGCATCCCATTGCCGGTGGAGCCAGTGCCCGGCCCTTTATTACCCACCATAATGCCCTGGACATGAATCTCTACATGAGAATTGCTCCGGAACTTTATCTCAAGCGCTTGCTGGTGGGTGGCTTCGATAAGGTTTATGAAATTAACCGAAACTTCCGTAATGAGGGGATTTCCACCAAACACAACCCCGAGTTCACCTCCCTTGAATTGTATCAAGCCTATGGTGACTACCATGACATGATGGATCTTACCGAAGATCTCATTTCCCATGTGGCCCGGGAAGTGCTGGGTACAACCACTTTAGAGTATGAAGGAGTAGAAATTAGTTTAGCCAAACCATGGCGCAGGGTCCCTATGCTGGAAATCGTTAAAGAACACTCTGGTCTGGATTTTACCCAGCTCAAGGATGATCAGGCAGCTTACGATGCCGCCAAGGGGTTGGGTCTGGAAATTGAACCCGGTGCTAAATGGGGAGATATCCTAAATACTGTGTTCGAGGAAATGGTTGAGGAAAAGCTTATTCAACCGACTTTCGTTATTGATTATCCGGTTGAAATTTCCCCTCTGGCTAAACGTCATAAGGAACACCCGGAATTAACCTACCGTTTTGAACTGTTTATTTACGGACGAGAAATGGCCAATGCCTTCTCCGAGCTTAATGACCCTATAGACCAAAAGGGCCGGTTTCTGGCTCAGGTAGAAAAGCGTGAGGCCGGAGATGACGAGGCTCAGATGTATGATGAAGATTTCGTACAAGCTCTGGAGTATGGTATGCCACCGGCCGGCGGCCTGGGTATCGGTATTGACCGTTTAGTCATGTTGTTGACTAACTCTTCTTCTATTAGAGACGTTATTTTGTTCCCGTTAATGAGGCCGAGGGATTAACAGAATATATTGGTTTAAAATACCTTTTGACATAAACCGCCGGGAATGCTATTATCTATTTCGCGCCCGGCGGTTATAATGGCCGGGATAAATTGTAATAAATTAACACTAGACAAAGTAGAATTAGATTTGTTATAATCTAATTCTGGTGAAAATTACAAAATCTGTTCTTAAAAAACAATTTAAAATGAAACTTGACAGAGATTTTCTGATATGCTAATATTCTTAACCGAGGGCATCTGATTGGCCCTGCAGAAGAAAAGAATTATTCGACTCGTTGAAACAGCCAGTTTTTTACGAGGCGAATTTTGGTCTTTGAAAACTAAACAGTGGATGATGGATGTGCAGCACGGTCAAGTCACAAGTCAGCGCCCCCTAAAGGGGACAAGTAAAGCTGATACTATGACGACCACATCCTCGTCAAGCGTGAAAGCGCTAGCGAGTAATTCCTGGAAAAGTAAACTAAAGAGCCGAAGAACTCTTTAAGATATTGAACACCCTAAAGGGTGCGAGAAATATTTTATGGAGAGTTTGATCCTGGCTCAGGACGAACGCTGGCGGCGTGCCTAACACATGCAAGTCGAACGGGGTTTAGAATGAAGCTTGCGATTTCTAAACCTAGTGGCGGACGGGTGAGTAACGCGTGGATAACCTGCCTGGTAGACCGGGATAACAGCTGGAAACGGCTGCTAATACCGGATACGCTCTTGGGGCCGCATGGTGCCGAGAGGAAAGGGGAGCCGCTATCAGATGGATCCGCGTCCCATTAGCTAGTTGGTGGTGTAGCGGACCACCAAGGCGACGATGGGTAGCCGGCCTGAGAGGGCGACCGGCCACACTGGGACTGAGACACGGCCCAGACTCCTACGGGAGGCAGCAGTGGGGAATCTTCCGCAATGGGCGAAAGCCTGACGGAGCAACGCCGCGTGAGGGAAGAAGGCCTTCGGGTTGTAAACCTCTGTCCTAAAGGAAGAAAGAAATGACGGTACTTTAGGAGGAAGCCCCGGCTAACTACGTGCCAGCAGCCGCGGTAAAACGTAGGGGGCGAGCGTTGTCCGGAATTACTGGGCGTAAAGGGCGCGTAGGTGGTCCATTAAGTTAGAGGTGAAAGTGCGGGGCTTAACCCCGTGATTGCCTCTGATACTGGTGGACTTGAGTGCAGGAGAGGGGAGCGGAATTCCCAGTGTAGCGGTGAAATGCGTAGATATTGGGAGGAACACCAGTGGCGAAGGCGGCTCTCTGGACTGCAACTGACACTGAGGCGCGAAAGCGTGGGGAGCAAACAGGATTAGATACCCTGGTAGTCCACGCCGTAAACGATGAGTGCTAGGTGTTGCGGGTATCGACCCCTGCAGTGCCGCAGTAAACACAATAAGCACTCCGCCTGGGGAGTACGGTCGCAAGACTGAAGCTCAAAGGAATTGACGGGGGCCCGCACAAGCGGTGGAGTATGTGGTTTAATTCGACGCAACGCGAAGAACCTTACCAGGGCTTGACATCGCGCGACAGCTCTAGAGATAGAGGGTTCTGCCTTAGGGTAGACGCGCAGACAGGTGGTGCATGGTTGTCGTCAGCTCGTGTCGTGAGATGTTGGGTTAAGTCCCGCAACGAGCGCAACCCCTAACATTAGTTGCCAGCGAGAGAGACGGGGACTCTAATGTGACTGCCGTTGACAAAACGGAGGAAGGTGGGGATGACGTCAAATCATCATGCCCCTTATGTCCTGGGCTACACACGTACTACAATGGCCGGTACAAACGGAGGCGAAGGCGTGAGCCGGAGCAAAACTGAGAAAGCCGGTCTCAGTTCGGATTGTAGTCTGCAACTCGACTACATGAAGTCGGAATCGCTAGTAATCGCAGG from Desulfotomaculum nigrificans DSM 574 harbors:
- the lysS gene encoding lysine--tRNA ligase; this encodes MADMQEKKQVQPAPPEAEAGQNNVEDLNELMKVRREKLNELISQGIDPYGQKFERTHLTADIINNFAAMEGQTVVIAGRIMAKRVMGKASFANLQDSAGNIQIYARLDDLGAEEYSRFEKLDIGDIIGCSGKVFKTRKGEITVHIEKYTMLAKSLRPLPEKWHGLKDVDLRYRQRYVDLIVNPEVKQTFVIRSRIVRAIRNYLDQRGFLEVETPMMHPIAGGASARPFITHHNALDMNLYMRIAPELYLKRLLVGGFDKVYEINRNFRNEGISTKHNPEFTSLELYQAYGDYHDMMDLTEDLISHVAREVLGTTTLEYEGVEISLAKPWRRVPMLEIVKEHSGLDFTQLKDDQAAYDAAKGLGLEIEPGAKWGDILNTVFEEMVEEKLIQPTFVIDYPVEISPLAKRHKEHPELTYRFELFIYGREMANAFSELNDPIDQKGRFLAQVEKREAGDDEAQMYDEDFVQALEYGMPPAGGLGIGIDRLVMLLTNSSSIRDVILFPLMRPRD